In Bacteroidota bacterium, the genomic stretch CTTGAACAAATGTGGACTGCTTCATATAATAAGGAAAAACCTGAATTTACTTTTCCATCTGATAATCCTTCAAAGAAAATAGATTATGTGATGTTTTATCCAAAAAACCGATGGAGGGTAATTGAAACAAAAGTTAATCAGGATACCATTGCATCTGATCACTGCGCCTATCTGGTAACTCTTGAGCTGATAGATTTAAGATAATGCCGGAAGTTGATTGAGAGTTGGGTGGTATTTTTTCAACCCTAATAATTTCAAACAATTGTATTACTTTCACTAGTGCGGACGGAAGCATCTATAGTTTAGAAAAATAATGATTAATGGCATTTAAAAATGATTAAAAAAGTATTTTGTTTTTTGTTAGTTATTGTGATTGGGTTTCTTGCAATAAATCCAATATTCGGGCAGACAAAGCAACGAATTGATATTAATAAAGACATACAGTTGCATTATTTGCAAGATTCAATTTATGTGCATGTTACGTGGGATAGCATAGAAAATTTCGGACGCTTTTCCTCAAACGGAATGATCATCATAAAAAAAGGCCAGGCAATCATGATTGATACGCCAATGGATAACGACAAAACTGAAAAAATCGCGACCTATCTTAAAGATTCGTTGAATGTTGATTTAGTTAAATTGATCATCGGTCATTTTCATGATGATTGCCTTGGCGGATTAGGATATATCCAAAGTAAAGAAATTGAATCTGTTGCCAATTCAAGAACCATTGACTTATGCAAAAAAAATAATTTACTCATCCCCTCAACCTCATTCTCCGATTCGTTAATGATAGATTTTAATGGCGAAAAGCTTATTTGCAGATATTTTGGAGCAGGGCATTCGCCTGATAATATCACCGTTTGGATACCCTCAAATAAAATATTGTTTGGTGGTTGTTTAGTAAAATCAGCTAATTCCAGAGGTTTAGGAAATCTTTCCGATGCAGTGGTAAAGGATTGGGATTCAACTATCAAAAAAATCATCATCAATTACCCGGAAATCCGAACAATCGTTCCGGGGCATGGGGATATTGGCGATATAGAATTATTATACCATACCATCCGATTGGTTGAAAT encodes the following:
- the bla gene encoding subclass B1 metallo-beta-lactamase, yielding MIKKVFCFLLVIVIGFLAINPIFGQTKQRIDINKDIQLHYLQDSIYVHVTWDSIENFGRFSSNGMIIIKKGQAIMIDTPMDNDKTEKIATYLKDSLNVDLVKLIIGHFHDDCLGGLGYIQSKEIESVANSRTIDLCKKNNLLIPSTSFSDSLMIDFNGEKLICRYFGAGHSPDNITVWIPSNKILFGGCLVKSANSRGLGNLSDAVVKDWDSTIKKIIINYPEIRTIVPGHGDIGDIELLYHTIRLVEIERTK